One region of Exiguobacterium acetylicum genomic DNA includes:
- a CDS encoding Rrf2 family transcriptional regulator, which produces MRITQYTDYGLRVLMYLGVHRDVITPMPQIANHYGISSNHLMKVTQQLAKLGYVESTRGRSGGLRLIRDPKDINIGKVVREMEPMDIVECFGSNGHCVIEPGCRLKGVLGRALRAFIRELEQHTLEELLDNRDELALLFAASPLQRS; this is translated from the coding sequence GTGAGAATTACACAGTATACGGATTATGGATTACGTGTGTTGATGTACCTCGGGGTGCACCGGGATGTCATCACACCAATGCCGCAGATTGCAAATCATTATGGCATCTCATCCAACCATTTAATGAAGGTGACACAACAGTTAGCGAAACTTGGCTATGTCGAATCAACCAGAGGTCGGTCAGGCGGACTCCGTTTGATTCGTGATCCAAAAGATATCAACATCGGGAAAGTCGTTCGGGAGATGGAACCGATGGATATCGTCGAGTGTTTTGGAAGCAACGGTCATTGTGTCATCGAACCAGGATGTCGTCTAAAAGGTGTACTCGGACGAGCGCTTCGAGCTTTTATCCGGGAACTGGAACAGCATACATTAGAAGAATTGCTGGATAATCGTGATGAGTTGGCACTCTTGTTTGCTGCCTCACCTTTACAGCGTTCTTAA
- a CDS encoding Na(+)/H(+) antiporter subunit F1, protein MLGLFYRVIKGPSVADRVIALDSIGISLISIVGLVSIILRTSDYLEVILLIGILAFIGTVAFSKYIEKGEIIERDRNQ, encoded by the coding sequence ATGCTCGGTCTGTTTTACCGGGTCATCAAAGGACCAAGTGTGGCGGATCGTGTCATTGCTCTTGATTCGATTGGTATCAGCTTGATTTCAATCGTTGGCCTTGTCTCGATCATCTTACGGACGAGCGACTACCTCGAAGTCATCCTGTTGATTGGTATACTCGCCTTCATCGGTACGGTTGCCTTTTCAAAATATATCGAGAAAGGAGAGATCATCGAACGTGATCGCAATCAATGA
- a CDS encoding glycerophosphodiester phosphodiesterase produces MLKQIGLTMVAGAVLSTGLPTEDVSAHSKGKSLLDPNRIISVAHRGASGYAPEHTMPAYEMGHKAFKADYIEIDLQMTKDGQLIAMHDETVDRTTNGTGAVKDKTLAEIKKLDAGSWFNEANPTLAKKSYVGLKVPTLQEVLSKYGKHANYYIETKSPEVYPGMEQKLLDVLKQNGLSSNKVKSGQVLIQSFSEASLQKVRAIDPNVPLVQLMEANEVKALTDDRLTAIRQYAVGVGPSFKALTRENVAAIRAHDLLLHPYTVNEKADMVRMLDYGVTGVFTNYADRFNDVVKGLYKK; encoded by the coding sequence ATGTTGAAACAAATTGGATTGACGATGGTAGCAGGAGCCGTATTAAGCACAGGTCTTCCGACAGAAGATGTCAGCGCACATTCAAAAGGAAAATCGTTACTCGATCCAAATCGCATCATCAGTGTTGCTCACCGCGGAGCTTCGGGATACGCGCCAGAGCATACGATGCCAGCTTATGAAATGGGACATAAGGCATTTAAAGCAGATTACATCGAAATTGATTTACAGATGACAAAAGACGGTCAATTGATTGCAATGCACGATGAAACGGTTGATCGGACGACGAACGGAACGGGTGCCGTCAAAGATAAAACGCTTGCTGAAATCAAGAAACTTGATGCCGGTAGCTGGTTCAATGAAGCGAACCCGACCCTTGCGAAAAAATCGTATGTCGGTCTGAAAGTTCCGACGCTTCAAGAAGTCTTGAGTAAGTATGGGAAGCATGCGAATTATTACATCGAGACGAAATCACCGGAAGTGTACCCGGGAATGGAACAGAAATTGCTCGACGTACTAAAGCAGAACGGATTATCGAGTAACAAGGTCAAATCAGGACAAGTCTTGATTCAGTCGTTTAGTGAAGCAAGTCTTCAAAAAGTCAGAGCCATCGACCCGAACGTTCCATTGGTTCAGTTGATGGAAGCAAATGAAGTCAAGGCATTGACGGATGATCGATTAACAGCAATCCGCCAGTATGCGGTCGGTGTCGGTCCTTCCTTCAAAGCATTGACACGTGAGAACGTCGCAGCAATTCGGGCGCATGATTTGTTACTTCACCCGTACACAGTGAATGAAAAAGCGGATATGGTTCGTATGCTTGATTATGGTGTCACGGGAGTCTTTACGAACTATGCCGACCGTTTTAATGATGTCGTGAAAGGACTGTACAAAAAATAA
- a CDS encoding Na+/H+ antiporter subunit E, producing the protein MPFQVLLNLFLAFLWMFLSNNFSASGFVIGYALGLIAMFAFRRGFKGRFYLGPVVALVLLFFRFLYELVVANIDVLKIILKPKLDIQPGIFAYETELDQPWQITLLSMLITLTPGTLVVDISDDNKTLYIHALHMPEVDEAVASIRESFEKAILEVSR; encoded by the coding sequence ATGCCATTTCAAGTCTTGCTCAACTTATTTCTTGCATTCTTGTGGATGTTTCTCTCCAACAATTTCTCGGCCTCCGGTTTCGTCATCGGTTACGCGCTAGGGTTGATTGCGATGTTCGCTTTCCGTCGCGGCTTCAAAGGACGCTTTTATCTCGGACCTGTCGTCGCACTCGTCCTATTGTTTTTCCGCTTTCTCTACGAGCTTGTCGTCGCGAACATCGATGTCTTGAAAATCATCTTAAAGCCGAAGTTAGATATTCAGCCTGGTATCTTCGCTTATGAGACCGAACTCGATCAACCGTGGCAAATCACGTTGCTGTCGATGTTGATCACATTGACACCGGGAACGCTCGTCGTTGATATCTCGGATGATAATAAGACACTCTACATTCATGCACTCCACATGCCAGAGGTTGATGAAGCAGTCGCTTCGATTCGTGAAAGTTTTGAGAAAGCCATTCTGGAGGTGAGTCGGTAA
- the mnhG gene encoding monovalent cation/H(+) antiporter subunit G, with protein MIAINELIVAVFALLGMGFSLVTALGLIRLPDVYTRAHAASKSATLGVMSILIGVIIYFVTEDGFFSSRVVLGILFVLITAPIGGHLIARAAYYSNVPLWKSSVRDDLSQNKEHVEPKKRQDDV; from the coding sequence GTGATCGCAATCAATGAATTGATCGTCGCGGTCTTCGCCTTGCTCGGTATGGGATTTAGTCTCGTCACCGCGCTTGGTCTGATCCGCTTACCGGATGTCTATACGCGTGCTCACGCTGCATCTAAAAGCGCGACATTAGGTGTCATGTCGATTTTAATCGGCGTCATCATCTATTTCGTCACTGAAGATGGATTCTTCTCCTCTCGTGTCGTTCTCGGTATCCTGTTCGTGCTCATTACAGCACCGATTGGAGGACATCTGATCGCTCGTGCTGCATATTACAGCAATGTGCCGTTATGGAAATCGTCTGTTCGTGACGACTTGTCTCAGAACAAAGAACATGTGGAACCAAAGAAACGCCAAGATGATGTATAA